Sequence from the Paralichthys olivaceus isolate ysfri-2021 chromosome 1, ASM2471397v2, whole genome shotgun sequence genome:
ctacagagctcTGGTCATATTTTTAATGATTCTGAACGTATCgtgtgtccaaatcgcaccagaCTCGACAGTACACTTCCAAAGGCAATTCATAATAAACCTGCcatgtgtgaagctgataagatgaatggtttgtGGACGTTaatggaattagtaggtagatacAGTGTATTGATGAACAGATATGCAGAGAGATGTAAAAGCCAGTGAATGAAGGAGCAGATGAGAGTGGACAGTGTCATACCTCTTCTTTCGTCCTCTTGGAGATGACCCTGAGCCAGTCTCCTATCATGCTGAGGATGGCAGCAAAGTAGGCCAGTCCCACCAGAATCCAGAACCATACAACTGGTTTATAGTAATCTAAGTACTCTATGTCTGAGCCACctagacacagagagaagaagctgTTTGTCTACACCTGATGAGACAGATCTGTATGATTCAAAGGAACGGAAAGGAGCTTTATATCAGGGTTGAATTGTCTGTACCTGCCACAAAGTCCCCAAATCCAATGGTTGTCAGTGTGATGACCACGAAGTAAAGGGACTCCAGCGCAGACCAACCCTCgatgtatttaaagatggcTGCTGGGAGCGCCACAAACAGCAGGCAGCCAAACAGCACAAACAGCAGCGTGGAGATAACCCGGATTTTTGTCTGACTGATGTCCCAGTGCTGCAggcgacacagagagagagaggaaggctGAGACGATGAGACATATAACAGTGGATTTCAACTCTGGAACAGgaactttaagtttgttttgtctgatgtTGATCACTGCAAACATACATGAAGATTCTcatggtttctgtgtttttatcggATTCTCTTGGATCTGAAGAACAAATGCTGAGGCCATAATGTGAACCTTAAATTCTTGCTTCTATGCTAGAACTGTTGTGTGGCTGGTGCCTAAGAGAGATTATCCAGATCAAATGTGGATTTATTGGTGCTAagacgttatgttttcacccaatTCTATTGTTTGATAGTTAGAAGGATGACCCCTAAACTACTGAgcggattaccatgaaacttaaTGGGAGGATGTGGTacaggtcagggaagaacccctTGAATTTTCAGAGAAGGTTTtcgacattttcacagattttcttgGGAATCATTAATGCagcttgatgaaagaaatcaggcacattaagggaactgatatctatgagtgtgtgcagtttaatttaaggggactgttggaccgtAAAGAAGGTATGCACTCATTCGAGTGTTTTAAGTGTTATACATACATTAGTAATTGGAGTGCCAACATTAACAGATGGCCCACGTTGTTTTTGAAGTGAAAGCATCAGATGCTGTTAGATGTAATAACATTATTCTGTAAATTGGTCCTTTGGGTGTAGTAGAGAAGACGTTCACAGTATTCATTGAGGATAATGCTGCAGTCGCACACAATTTGCACAGAGCAGCAAggattttaaacacacacacacacacacacacacacacacacacacaaacacacacaaatgaacttTTGTCCTCTGTCTTCTGCCGTAATCATTGCTGACTCCCTTGGGTGCcctgagagcagcagaggcagcaaatCATTCTGATTTACACATTCAGATCTCTGCTTCACTTCTTTCAAGactaaaaaaaatcacacacaacagcaagttaaacttaaaaatcTTCAACACAAACTGAGTGAGCTCTCTGTGTTTGGCTTCTGCACATTAATGCTAATGTTGATGATAACGTAACATCAgataaaatgatgaataattCAATCAACCTGAAAATCTTGAACAACACTTACAAGGtttgaacattttaatgagTGTGGATGCCAAAATCAGACTCAGTTAGTCAGAATTATGGTGTCAGCAGCTTGAGGAATAACCACTGTAGCTTCACATCTGAGTTTGGCTTTTTGATCCAACCTATCAATCATTAATTGTTGGATTAAATCAACATCTGATGCGTAGAGAAAATCTGTGGGCAGTTGTTAAACCAGTTGTAGGTCTTATATAAGAGCAAACTAAAagagctggtgtgtgtgaggATATTGTCGAGTGCTTTGATGTGAATTATTCAGGTGTACCTACTGTATCCAAAGCTGCGGCCTGCACTTCATAAACTTGTCTGAACTCTCCAGTATGTGTTCCAGAGGTAATTGTGAGTGCATGTCCACccatacctgtgtgtgtgtgtatgttcaggGTTTACATGACTGTGTATGTGACTCCGGACTCAccacaaacattttctccacTCTGGCAATGCCCTTGCCAAATATGGTGCCGAGCTGATCTCCTACACCAGCCAAAAGAAAGCCAAACAGAGGGATTCCGAGCAACGCATAGATGATGCAGAATATTCTTCCACCCTCTGTGTGAGGAGAGATGTTCCCAAAACCTGCAGAGATGACAGGAAGACACTGAGACGGGGAAAATATGaccaattcaattcaattcaattttatttgtatagtgccaaatcataatatacattatctcaaggcactttacctATTGTGGTTTCATTACATGTGATTCCTTCTCTGTATCAAATGCCTTCACTACATATATTACACGAGTGTTGACGGACTCATGTGTCTATGACTCTTGTGAAGTTAAACAACAGCCACATGgtaatctatttatttttaacacagaaaaagaagGGAGTTACTGCATCCTAAATCATCAACAAGGCAACAGCTAAACTTTAAATCTACTCCTTTGCATGTGTTGAAGTCTTTAAGGTTTTGCAGTTTGTACATATTTTCAAGTTAATATTTAGTTTGCAAGTTTATGATGTTTTTCCTTTCTGCAATCTTCATGGTCTTCAGTAACgtaaggatggatggatgttgtaCAGAAAGACATAAACATCATGTGCATAGAGTGAGGAGAGTGTGATGAACATACACATTTAATGGAGAGGCATGTACAGAGGAAATGTATGGTTACGTGGATGATAATGTGCATGTTTGGTCATATTGTtatattgttgtgtgtgtgtgtgtgtgtgtgtgtgtgtgtgtgtgtgtgtgtgtgtgtgtgtgtgtgtgtttgttctacCAATTGTTGTGATGACAGTCCCAGCAAAGAAGAAGGCAGAGTTCAGGTCCCATAGGCTGCTGTGGTTGGTCAGTACTCCTGCAGGGTTTACTCCTGAACGGATCGCAGACACAACTTgctggaaggagagagagagagagagagagagagagagagagagcgagagagagagagagaaagagagaaagagagagagagaaattagtGTTCAAAACCGCTGTGACCTTCTTTCtgtttaaagaaacaaatattgcATTATTTTCTTGTTGCTGTAAATAATTCAAACCTCAAACACTTAAGCAGGTGCTTTTGAGACATATGTTTCTTGTTGTAGCACAGgcagacatttgtgtttgtgtacttgccTTGCTAATGAATAAAagattttaatatataaaacttCATGCGACTGTTGatagggaaaaaaatctgaaatccaCTGCAGGTGAGTCCCAGGTAGGGTTAGAGGTTCAGAGCAGGAAACAGGACTAACACTAGAAGAACTGCAGAGACAACTTCCACACATGTAAAGTGAAGCTGTGGGAACTGGCCATGGTGCTGAAACCTCTGCAGCTGTGCAAGCTCAGTCACAACACTGTGTGTTGAAGGAGACACTATGAGGTGAGAGAAGTCCACAGTACATCTCTTTAGTCTCTCATTAAAAAGTAAAGGCGGCCTCACcttcaccagctcctccagctggcTCTGGTTCACACAGGAGTGTCTGGACAGGAACTCCAGCTTCTGGGTCAGGATGGCCAAACGCTGGgcactgggagagagagaggagagaaaaagagattgaCTGGGCTGAAAAGAGTGTAACAAGACGTCAAACTAAATTCCCTTTTTTCTGAACAGAGTGTAATGGTTTGTTATAGAAGTTTAATTATAGCAATATGTACTTGGGCCTCATCTTTCCACAGTGGTACTTAATACAGTTCAGACTGTGAGTATTTGGGAAGGAAGATAGTCTGCTGATGTTTGTGGGTCAGATTTCCATGCACTCATagacaaaaaacattaaatatgatcatttgg
This genomic interval carries:
- the LOC109636747 gene encoding potassium channel subfamily K member 2-like isoform X1 yields the protein MAAPDLLDPKSATHNTKPRLSFSTKPITLTPREESEVVSTVMKWKTVTAIFLLVVLYLVMGAAVFRSLEQPHESAQRLAILTQKLEFLSRHSCVNQSQLEELVKQVVSAIRSGVNPAGVLTNHSSLWDLNSAFFFAGTVITTIGFGNISPHTEGGRIFCIIYALLGIPLFGFLLAGVGDQLGTIFGKGIARVEKMFVHWDISQTKIRVISTLLFVLFGCLLFVALPAAIFKYIEGWSALESLYFVVITLTTIGFGDFVAGGSDIEYLDYYKPVVWFWILVGLAYFAAILSMIGDWLRVISKRTKEEVGEIRAHAAEWTANVSAEFKETRRRVSVEIYDKFQRAASIKRKLSTDLGFSPAPELTLPRRTVSVNFNDERDKKEAGLQGLNTPLARNGGLLMNGLDPERGDGSTIEHLK
- the LOC109636747 gene encoding potassium channel subfamily K member 2-like isoform X2, whose product is MKWKTVTAIFLLVVLYLVMGAAVFRSLEQPHESAQRLAILTQKLEFLSRHSCVNQSQLEELVKQVVSAIRSGVNPAGVLTNHSSLWDLNSAFFFAGTVITTIGFGNISPHTEGGRIFCIIYALLGIPLFGFLLAGVGDQLGTIFGKGIARVEKMFVHWDISQTKIRVISTLLFVLFGCLLFVALPAAIFKYIEGWSALESLYFVVITLTTIGFGDFVAGGSDIEYLDYYKPVVWFWILVGLAYFAAILSMIGDWLRVISKRTKEEVGEIRAHAAEWTANVSAEFKETRRRVSVEIYDKFQRAASIKRKLSTDLGFSPAPELTLPRRTVSVNFNDERDKKEAGLQGLNTPLARNGGLLMNGLDPERGDGSTIEHLK